A window of Tripterygium wilfordii isolate XIE 37 chromosome 7, ASM1340144v1, whole genome shotgun sequence contains these coding sequences:
- the LOC120001529 gene encoding uncharacterized protein LOC120001529 isoform X2 — MATGTIPASFSGLKSGDSGLGFAKQLDFVRVVDLKRIRSGRKRISVIRNSQSGPEIAELQPASEGSPLLVPRQKYCESLHKTVRRKTRTVMVGNVAIGSEHPIRIQTMTTTDTKDIAATVEQVMRIADQGADIVRITVQGKKEADACFEIKNSLLQKNYNIPLVADIHFAPSVALRVAECFDKIRVNPGNFADRRAQFEKLEYTEDDYQNELENIEQVFTPLVEKCMKYGRAMRIGTNHGSLSDRIMSYYGDSPRGMVESAFEFARICRKLDYHNFLFSMKASNPVIMVQAYRLLVAEMYVQGWDYPLHLGVTEAGEGEDGRMKSAIGIGTLLQDGLGDTIRVSLTEPPEEEIDPCRRLANLGMRAADLQQGVAPFEERHRHYFDFQRRSGQLPVQKEGEEVDYRGVLHRDGSVLMSVSLDQLKMPELLYKALAAKLVVGMPFKDLATVDSILLRELPPVNDSDARLALKRLIDISMGVVTPLSEQLTKPLLNAMALVNLKELSTGAYNLLPEGTRLAVSVRGDEPYEELEILKDIEVTMLFHELPYTEDKISRVHAARRLFEYLADNVLNFPVIHHIQFPTGIHKDDLVINAGAKSGALLVDGLGDGVLLEAPDQDFDFLRNTSFNLLQGCRMRNTKTEYVSCPSCGRTLFDLQEISAEIREKTSHLPGVSIAIMGCIVNGPGEMADADFGYVGGAPGKIDLYVGKTVVKRGIAMEHATGALIQLIKDNGRWVDPPAEE; from the exons TTCCTAGACAGAAGTATTGTGAGTCCTTGCACAAAACAGTGAGGAGAAAAACAAGAACTGTAATGGTTGGAAATGTGGCCATTGGTAGTGAGCATCCTATTAGGATTCAAACAATGACAACTACGGACACTAAAGACATTGCAGCAACAGTTGAGCAG GTAATGAGAATAGCAGACCAGGGAGCTGATATTGTTCGGATAACTGttcaaggaaagaaagaagcggATGcctgttttgaaataaaaaactcTCTTTTGCAGAAAAA TTACAATATCCCTTTGGTAGCAGATATTCATTTTGCTCCTTCTGTAGCCTTGCGAGTTGCTGAGTGCTTTGACAAAATTCGTGTAAACCCAGGGAATTTTG CTGATAGGCGGGCTCAGTTTGAGAAGCTAGAGTACACTGAGGATGACTATCAGAATGAACTTGAGAATATTGAGCAG GTTTTTACACCGCTAGTTGAGAAATGTATGAAATATGGAAGGGCAATGCGCATTGGAACAAACCACGGGAGCCTTTCGGATCGTATAATGAGTTATTATGGGGATTCTCCTAGGGGAATG GTTGAATCTGCATTTGAATTTGCAAGGATTTGCCGGAAGTTGGATTATCACAATTTTCTGTTCTCAATGAAAGCAAGCAATCCAGTTATCATGGTCCAGGCTTACCGTCTGCTTGTAGCTGAAATGTACGTTCAAGGCTGGGATTATCCATTACACTTGGGAGTTACTGAAGCTGGAGAGGGTGAGGATGGACGAATGAAATCTGCAATTGGCATTGGAACGCTTCTTCAG GATGGTTTGGGTGATACAATCAGAGTTTCACTTACTGAACCACCTGAAGAGGAGATAGACCCCTGCAGAAGGTTGGCCAACCTTGGTATGAGAGCAGCTGATCTCCAGCAAGGGGTG GCACCATTTGAGGAGAGGCACAGACATTATTTTGATTTCCAGCGTCGTTCTGGTCAATTGCCTGTTCAAAAGGAG GGTGAAGAGGTTGATTACAGAGGTGTCCTGCACCGTGATGGCTCCGTACTCATGTCAGTATCACTAGATCAATTAAAG ATGCCAGAACTTCTGTACAAGGCACTTGCAGCAAAACTTGTTGTTGGCATGCCATTTAAG GATTTGGCAACAGTAGACTCTATCTTATTGAGAGAGCTTCCACCAGTAAATGATAGTGATGCT CGGCTAGCTCTGAAAAGGTTGATTGATATAAGCATGGGAGTTGTAACTCCTTTGTCAGAGCAGCTAACAAAACCGTTACTGAATGCCATGGCTCTCGTAAATCTTAAGGAGTTATCAACTGGAGCTTACAATCTTTTGCCAGAAG GCACACGTTTGGCTGTCTCTGTGCGTGGTGATGAGCCCTATGAAGAATTGGAGATTCTTAAGGACATTGAAGTAACAATGCTTTTTCATGAGCTACCCTATACTGAAGACAAAATCAGCAGAGTCCATGCAGCGAGGAG GTTGTTTGAGTATCTTGCAGACAATGTTCTGAATTTTCCTGTGATTCACCACATTCAGTTTCCAACTGGGATTCACAA GGATGACTTGGTCATTAATGCTGGTGCCAAGTCGGGAGCCCTTCTTGTAGATGGACTTGGTGATGGAGTCCTATTAGAAGCACCGGATCAGGACTTTGATTTTCTTAGGAACACTTCTTTCAACCTGCTACAGGGTTGCAGAATGAGGAATACAAAGACG GAGTATGTCTCATGCCCATCCTGCGGTAGAACTCTGTTCGACCTTCAAGAAATAAGTGCAGAGATACGAGAAAAGACATCACACCTGCCTGGTGTTTCG ATCGCAATCATGGGTTGCATAGTGAATGGACCAGGTGAGATGGCTGATGCAGATTTTGGATACGTCGGTGGTGCTCCTGGGAAGATTGATCTTTATGTTGGGAAG ACGGTTGTGAAGCGTGGAATTGCAATGGAGCATGCAACTGGTGCCTTAATCCAGCTCATAAAAGACAATGGCCGTTGGGTAGACCCTCCTGCAGAAGAATGA
- the LOC120001529 gene encoding uncharacterized protein LOC120001529 isoform X3 — MRIADQGADIVRITVQGKKEADACFEIKNSLLQKNYNIPLVADIHFAPSVALRVAECFDKIRVNPGNFADRRAQFEKLEYTEDDYQNELENIEQVFTPLVEKCMKYGRAMRIGTNHGSLSDRIMSYYGDSPRGMVESAFEFARICRKLDYHNFLFSMKASNPVIMVQAYRLLVAEMYVQGWDYPLHLGVTEAGEGEDGRMKSAIGIGTLLQDGLGDTIRVSLTEPPEEEIDPCRRLANLGMRAADLQQGVAPFEERHRHYFDFQRRSGQLPVQKEGEEVDYRGVLHRDGSVLMSVSLDQLKMPELLYKALAAKLVVGMPFKDLATVDSILLRELPPVNDSDARLALKRLIDISMGVVTPLSEQLTKPLLNAMALVNLKELSTGAYNLLPEGTRLAVSVRGDEPYEELEILKDIEVTMLFHELPYTEDKISRVHAARRLFEYLADNVLNFPVIHHIQFPTGIHKDDLVINAGAKSGALLVDGLGDGVLLEAPDQDFDFLRNTSFNLLQGCRMRNTKTEYVSCPSCGRTLFDLQEISAEIREKTSHLPGVSIAIMGCIVNGPGEMADADFGYVGGAPGKIDLYVGKTVVKRGIAMEHATGALIQLIKDNGRWVDPPAEE; from the exons ATGAGAATAGCAGACCAGGGAGCTGATATTGTTCGGATAACTGttcaaggaaagaaagaagcggATGcctgttttgaaataaaaaactcTCTTTTGCAGAAAAA TTACAATATCCCTTTGGTAGCAGATATTCATTTTGCTCCTTCTGTAGCCTTGCGAGTTGCTGAGTGCTTTGACAAAATTCGTGTAAACCCAGGGAATTTTG CTGATAGGCGGGCTCAGTTTGAGAAGCTAGAGTACACTGAGGATGACTATCAGAATGAACTTGAGAATATTGAGCAG GTTTTTACACCGCTAGTTGAGAAATGTATGAAATATGGAAGGGCAATGCGCATTGGAACAAACCACGGGAGCCTTTCGGATCGTATAATGAGTTATTATGGGGATTCTCCTAGGGGAATG GTTGAATCTGCATTTGAATTTGCAAGGATTTGCCGGAAGTTGGATTATCACAATTTTCTGTTCTCAATGAAAGCAAGCAATCCAGTTATCATGGTCCAGGCTTACCGTCTGCTTGTAGCTGAAATGTACGTTCAAGGCTGGGATTATCCATTACACTTGGGAGTTACTGAAGCTGGAGAGGGTGAGGATGGACGAATGAAATCTGCAATTGGCATTGGAACGCTTCTTCAG GATGGTTTGGGTGATACAATCAGAGTTTCACTTACTGAACCACCTGAAGAGGAGATAGACCCCTGCAGAAGGTTGGCCAACCTTGGTATGAGAGCAGCTGATCTCCAGCAAGGGGTG GCACCATTTGAGGAGAGGCACAGACATTATTTTGATTTCCAGCGTCGTTCTGGTCAATTGCCTGTTCAAAAGGAG GGTGAAGAGGTTGATTACAGAGGTGTCCTGCACCGTGATGGCTCCGTACTCATGTCAGTATCACTAGATCAATTAAAG ATGCCAGAACTTCTGTACAAGGCACTTGCAGCAAAACTTGTTGTTGGCATGCCATTTAAG GATTTGGCAACAGTAGACTCTATCTTATTGAGAGAGCTTCCACCAGTAAATGATAGTGATGCT CGGCTAGCTCTGAAAAGGTTGATTGATATAAGCATGGGAGTTGTAACTCCTTTGTCAGAGCAGCTAACAAAACCGTTACTGAATGCCATGGCTCTCGTAAATCTTAAGGAGTTATCAACTGGAGCTTACAATCTTTTGCCAGAAG GCACACGTTTGGCTGTCTCTGTGCGTGGTGATGAGCCCTATGAAGAATTGGAGATTCTTAAGGACATTGAAGTAACAATGCTTTTTCATGAGCTACCCTATACTGAAGACAAAATCAGCAGAGTCCATGCAGCGAGGAG GTTGTTTGAGTATCTTGCAGACAATGTTCTGAATTTTCCTGTGATTCACCACATTCAGTTTCCAACTGGGATTCACAA GGATGACTTGGTCATTAATGCTGGTGCCAAGTCGGGAGCCCTTCTTGTAGATGGACTTGGTGATGGAGTCCTATTAGAAGCACCGGATCAGGACTTTGATTTTCTTAGGAACACTTCTTTCAACCTGCTACAGGGTTGCAGAATGAGGAATACAAAGACG GAGTATGTCTCATGCCCATCCTGCGGTAGAACTCTGTTCGACCTTCAAGAAATAAGTGCAGAGATACGAGAAAAGACATCACACCTGCCTGGTGTTTCG ATCGCAATCATGGGTTGCATAGTGAATGGACCAGGTGAGATGGCTGATGCAGATTTTGGATACGTCGGTGGTGCTCCTGGGAAGATTGATCTTTATGTTGGGAAG ACGGTTGTGAAGCGTGGAATTGCAATGGAGCATGCAACTGGTGCCTTAATCCAGCTCATAAAAGACAATGGCCGTTGGGTAGACCCTCCTGCAGAAGAATGA